Sequence from the Macadamia integrifolia cultivar HAES 741 unplaced genomic scaffold, SCU_Mint_v3 scaffold522, whole genome shotgun sequence genome:
GTAGGCTGTCTTCCATCCGTCTTTGTTTGTGTGCTTGCGAGAATGCTTTTTTAAGTATTGAACTGGTCTTTTTACACTGATTCTATGAATGCAGCAAGACATCCATAAAGCACTGGGGTTTGAATGAGGCTTTACAGACAAGTTGGGTATACAATGAGTCAGATACCCGTTAGGAAATGAGAAATGCAGAATGACATTGATGTATTTAATTGTTTGCTGTTTTTTCATGTATGTAGTAACCTTGTGTTTGGTCTGTATTGTTATTTTTGTTAAGATGTTTGAGTTCCAACGTGGCAAACACTTAGTATCTAAGACTAAAAGGGTTTGATGAAGTTTGTTGTCATAATCTCTTGTAATTCGCTCCAACCTGTCAGGTATAAACAGAAGTCTGGTCTATATCTGTGCCATCCAATGCCTCAAACATCCCTTACGGATGGGTGGTTGAGGGGGGGTATCCTCAAGCTGATATAGGTTGTATATTGTACTAGTTAATTTGCAACACTATGTGTTGTTGTAATGCTGTTCTAGTCTGCGATAAAAACTTCCAGTTTTAACAATTTTAATGGTTGTAGCCCCAAAAAGTGAGGTGCACTTTTGGTATGATATACAGGAAACACTTGGCAGCAAAGCAAACTAAACATGTTAAACAACCTTATGGCTCCATGTCGAGCTCCCTTAAATTTGAAGAACCTATCACCAAGGCGAccatcattattatttttcagggtaaattattaataaatgcAACTTAATGGTTGAGCTATAGTATATGAACAGGTGAAGATTAGAGCTTAATTTCTGAATCTGTTAAAAGGATATTATCAAAGGATAATAATGTTATTTGAGAATCAACTGGATAAGGTTCTAGGCTTCCTTTTTCAGGTGGGTGTTAGATATGTTGATGCTGTTCATATACAAATAGACAATAGCTATGGCTCAAGTTTAACAGACCATCACATCTGTAATTAGTCAGTCACTTCTCTGTAATATACGATGTGACAACAGTTAGTGTGGAACACACAAAATACAAGGAAAGCTATTCCCTTCCAAGAGAATCATTAAAGCAAGAGATATGCATACATGATATTGCTTGTACTTCCACAACTCACAGAAGCAAAGAAGATACCCCACtgcttctgttttttcttcttttgttagTTCATAAGTCATTCAGCAAGTGCGTAAAAAACATTCTGATGTTTACATGAAATGATCTGCCTCAGTGTTGCCAACAGTCTCCTCTCTGGTTCCCCCACCTTTGAAGCTTCTTGTTGGACACCCTCTGGCATCTATGGCCCTTGATGGGATAGACTACACTTGTCGGTGGTGATAAAAGAAATCTGGGTCATCCAAATTCAACCTGCATTAGCTGGATATTTCTGTATTATCTCTATCCAGTATCCAATGTACATCATGACTTAATAAGGTTACTGTCTATGATTGTTCTTTCTTCATTAAGCTAAGCTTAGAACTTTTGTCTACCACTGATCTGTGGCTTTCAGACATGACTTTCCACTTGGATTTTAGAGGACAACATTTATCTTTCATTGATCAGTGGCCTTCAGACATGACTTTCTACTTGTATTTAAGGACATTGTGCAAGTGATAAGAGGTGTTCTCAGGGTAAGGTAGAACCCTAGTTTTAGATTACAATGCCTGTAACTGGGTCTTATGGAACAGTAGATTCCTCATGATCCCAACTGCTAGGATATCAATAAATTTGGCCTCGTTTGATCAAGCTTAGTAGTAGTAGTGAGAGCAGGAGGAtctggtggtggaggtgaggccCAATTTGAAGTATGGATAAAAGATTTTCAAAGTGGAAGAAAATGGTGAGACAACAAAGGGGGAAGCTCTACATAATGAGGGTGTGCATCTCTATGCTCCTGTGTTGGCACAAGTACTCCTAGAAATACATGTTCTCTTTTGAAAGCCCAAGAGCTTTCATTATTTTTGCTCTGTTTGTTTCCTCCCTTGGCAATATCTGTTTGGGTGGATCAAGTATGAATGGCACCAAGTTCAACAATTCTACTAGTATGTAATTGCTTCTATTATCTTTTTGGATTTGATTGAAGTACATAACCTTAGAAATGGAAGAAGTGCAGTCCTTGTAAATCACTCCTTTATTGTGCTATATAAGCACCTGTCATAATTTCTTATCTTGACTAATATCGCAACTCagtttatttttcatgtttgaTGACCTCACTGCTtcattgcaacctagtggtcgTGGGCTCGAGTAGTCTCTCCGCTAAGTGGGGGTAAGGTTGCATATATTATGACCTCACAGGGCCTTGTAAATATGGTAGGCCCTTTTTTGATGACCTCACTGTTCTTCTAATAATCCACTCTTTTACCTATTGACCTTGAAGTGGTTGGCTTCAACATATGGCATCAATGCCACAGAATCAGAAGCCTCTTAAGGCCTGTCTGTCATATCTATTGTTTTGGACTTTATACAAGTAAACTGAAGTACCCATAACTAAGTCCACAGAACAGAGTAACAAACATCTGAAATGTCCATCACAGGACTCAGAAGGGGTTCAACTGAGTCTTGGCTTAACATTAGATTAGAAAGATTGCTCTCATGgtatacctctctctctctctctctctgtgcacTGATGGTCTAAGCATAGTTGGGCAATTCCATGGGACAGTGCTGGTGGTATGCACATATGAAGAAGTCTATGACAGGTCGTTTTCAGTGGGGTTTGGCACAGAGACAAAGCCAATAGGTCAGTCTAGTCATCTTCCAGTTATGGAGGAACAAGCAGGCCCAACTCAGTGTGCCATCTATTATCACCCACCACATCTTGTCTCCCACATCTCTTCTCTGCCTCTATGTAAAAGGCCCAAGTACTCCAGGAGACTCTCCTGTGCATTTGCAACATATCTACCAAGTTCCTAAAGCTGCTCATCCTCACCCTCTTTCTCTACTACTTCAACATGGCACAACATTCACTCTCCTTGAGGAACCCAAGACTTGGGTCATGGCAGCGGTGCTCAAGGCATATCCAGGAGCGGCGAGGCCGGCTTTATATTATTTGGAAGTGCACTGTTATGCTCATGCGGTGGCGGGACAAGTTCTGAGCCTCTTTGGTGAGACACAgcaaacacacacacacgcgcgcacacacacacacacacagagtttGTAATATAACATACAAGTGCTATTATAGAATAGAGCAAAaaggttttgacttttgatttctGATGGGTGGATTATAGAAGAACACAACGGCAGTCATTATGATTCtgggttttgacttttgatttctGGGTTTCATCGTTGAAAGAGAATTAGATTATACAAATGATTCTGGTTCTAGATTTTTGGCTTAGGTGATCTTCCAAATCACCTACCTACCCAATTACTGGTGCTATACTAGTGCAAGTTTACCAATCATTTAGGCTATTCCATCCCATTCCATTCAATTGTTGGGTTTATTGTGGAGAGACGTGTGTCCAAGGTTATGATTGTATGAATACTAAAGTTGCTTAGAAGCTTATAAGAAGATAGTTGAGGGAAGGCTTGAAAAtggtgagaggagagagatttgtTTGGGAAGAAAATTAGTAGTAGGCGGCCAACCTATAGACTAACAGTTTCCTCCACCTCATAAGGAAGTCGTTAATCTTCCACTTCAGGCCTGTTTCGGGCCTTTCGGCCCCTTGCCTATTTGGACGCACAGAAGAGAATTATCACATAAATTTACTTAATTGCCCTTTTAAACCGGAAGTCAGCCACTTCCAaaatctctctctatcttcAATGGGTTTCACAAACTGGTATTGGATTGGCCGATCCTGATCCTGATTCCGGTTCATATCGACCGATTTCTATCTACTCTGGATTAACAGGTATCAGGATTGGTTcggtctaggggtgtcaaacctaAAACAGAACCGACAAAACTGGCCAGATCAAACAAATAATAATCAGGATCAAATCGAACCAAAGTCTTATTGGACTGGTTTTGCTTTGAGATATTATGACCCCAAAACAGACTGAGCCACATTGGAAATTAAACAAAGCCAAACCAAACCAGCCCaaaactcataaaaaaaaaatttctgcatAATTTTTTGCATAAATTTGCATGGTAAATTGAATACAAACCGGACCAAATCCAAACCAcaccaaaacaaaatcaaaaccaaaatttccttattggtttgttTTAGGTTTTGATTTCACCATTCCCCCACTgaaaccaacccaacccggaTCAAAACCAGATTgaactgaccgattgacaccctagtTCGGTCGATTCCAATCCGAATCTGTCAATTCTGCCTATTCGATTCCGGTTGTTAGAATTATTTACAACATAAGGTAAACACAACTCTAGGTTTTTTTGGTGATAAATGAGCCAAAGCAAATTCGTTCTATGTTGGCCTTTTAGTAATTTTACCGGCACAAAGCTTAGGagactttgaaatttgaggcctaattggatttttttcatgaaaaaacgGCTAATTGTAATTCAAAGAGAAAGATGGGATTTGCAGaaaatattttcctataaatCATCCACCCCGGATTTCCAATTTTCAGTTGTCAAGCTCAACGTTTCCCTATAGTCTTGGATtgttgaaacagaaacagaaacaaacagagagagagagagagagagagagagagagagagagaatgagtatGCTTGATGGCTGGATTAGTATTGCAATCAATCTTGTAGTTTTGCTGATCATCAGCATTGGCATGGAACCAACTGCTGCAAGAGAGCAGCCACAGCCATCATTGGAAGTCTCTCTTCATAAGGAGTTTGTACAGATGTTTGGATATGGAGAGGAGAGGGTCTCATCTGTACTAGTGGCTGGTTCACTTCTCTGTGATACTTGTTTAGATGACAAAACTGAAGCTGAATCATCACCCATCTCAGGTATGTTAAAcccaattcaattcaatttactAGTTTTGTTCTATCATTGCAGAATGAAAACTTTATAAGAAATTTATTATTGGAAACCAAATGATTTGCAGGAGCAAGGGTAGCCATTAAATGCAAAATTGGAAGGAAAATGAGGAAATCAATCTGGGCTAGGGGAAGGACGGATGAGTTTGGAGATTTCATAGTTCATCTCCCCTCACGCCTCCATGCAATCCCAAGGTTGGAAAAATTATGCTTTGTAAAGGTTCTTGCACTGCCAAGGAACTCACCTTGTGGGCATCTTTTGCCTGGTAAACCCAAACCAATAAGATTATCATCTGTTGGGAATGGAATTCGAACTTATACTCCTGGGAAGATGAGATTCCAACCACTTTATAAAGCTTCAAGATTGTGTGTTAAGAAAGCAGGAGATGGGGAGCCAGAGAACTATTGGTGAGAAGTTGTAGATAAGAACATTATTTCTAAGCTCAATTAGATGGCGCTTTCTGTCACAATATTGAGTTCGTGATTCAAGAGTTTCCTCACCTTGCTTTACTTCTTTAATTGGTTTCACTTTCTAAGTTTCTGTAGAAatgatttggttcattctaTCTAAGTTAATCTGTTCTTTCAAGAATATATGTGAATTCATGTACACATCAGTAGATCTTTCTTTGTAAGTGGATCTTACTCTAAGATGATACCTAAAGAGAATCCATCTAAGAGGCCAGAATACATTATAAGCAAATCTTGTGCCAAGCTCTGGATGTTGAATACTTGGATTTTAACGGAAAATTCTTGTTCAAAAGCCACAAGAGGGTCAGTTCTGTGTTAACTGTCCATGGATatgaaaattttctgttttacttTTGGAGTTACCTAGCTCTCC
This genomic interval carries:
- the LOC122069029 gene encoding uncharacterized protein LOC122069029, with translation MSMLDGWISIAINLVVLLIISIGMEPTAAREQPQPSLEVSLHKEFVQMFGYGEERVSSVLVAGSLLCDTCLDDKTEAESSPISGARVAIKCKIGRKMRKSIWARGRTDEFGDFIVHLPSRLHAIPRLEKLCFVKVLALPRNSPCGHLLPGKPKPIRLSSVGNGIRTYTPGKMRFQPLYKASRLCVKKAGDGEPENYW